In the genome of Vespa crabro chromosome 1, iyVesCrab1.2, whole genome shotgun sequence, the window ttaaatttcatttgttcggtccttaaataagaaaaaaaaaaaaagaaaaacgaacaaaacgaaacgaaaggggaaaaataaatggaacccttgaacgagatttaaaaaaaaaaaaaggagtaagaaagaaagaaaagtaaaaagagagaaaaaagagaattcgagaagagaaaaaaattaataataattaacaatgaaaaagtGAGTAAGGAGTAACAGGAAGttaagaaagaacaaaaagaaaaagaaaaaagaaaaaagaaaaaatacaaacgcaaagaaaagagaaaaaggaagaagatgaaagtGCGTAAAGAGAAaaccagaaaaagaaaaaaaatcaaagaggaaatgaaaaatattatttaaaaaataaaaaaaaaagaaaaacaaacaaacaaacaaacaaacaaacaaacaaacaaacaaaagaaaaataataaaaagtaaaaaataagtCATCGGCCTCGATGTCGCGCAAGAAAACGACGCACGTTTTGCAAACTAACAGAGAGCATTCCATTTTCTAACATTTCTCTATCGTCATCTATGATTTCGCAAATCTAAACTATTTTTTAATCGCtcgttgtattttttttatttgtcaacTTCGGAAACTTATGGCGGAAAAAGGGATGTGAGGAAATGATTATTGGAtcgattcatttcttttcctttctttttacgaaaGGGAGTAAGGGCACAGAGTAGATTGATGTAGGATGCTATTTGGGATAGAATATAGAGAGGGACAggcaggaaaaagaaaagtaaaaaaaatatatatatatttatatatgtatatatatatatatatatatatatatatatatatatatatatatatatacataaaaatttttattttcatttaatatggctaaaaaattaatatcccgATATTTgaacgtttataaatataatggtcgatttaaattaattgtcAAAAATGAATCCAAAAACTTCAGGACATCTCTGATacgtcgtttttcttttttattaattaattgatgttattattattattattattattattattattattattattattattatcattattattattatttttattatttttattactatcgttattattattattattattattattattattattattattattattattattattattattattattattattattattattattattgttgttgttattttaatcGCACACAGAGGAGGGAtgtaaaagtatttttaaggtagggagaaaaagaaacctgAAAAGGGAAGGAGAGTGAGAGCTCTTCGATTTACATTTTACAAGAGTACTTAATTTTCTacgacgattattattattatatcttagatgaaaaaagaaaagaaaagaaaagaaaaaaaactttcttatatatacttaaggAGGAActgtttctaattttttcgttttatacaaattattatttcgtatatagGATGATAAGTAAAACTTTTCAATATCGATCGTCGATCTTTCGATGACTgcgtaatattataatgaaaaaagagaaaaaaccaaaaaaaaaaaaaaaaaagaaacaaaaaacggatagaaaaaacatttttgaatTACGATGAAATTACTTCGATCTGTATTATTATCGCCGAAtctcgtcaaaaaaaaaaaaaaaaaaaaaaaaagaaacaaaaaaaagaaaaaaaaattaataataaaaccacGGGAATATTCTTTTACTCATGTTTCGGCTTCGACAGGTGTCCCAGTCGAAGAGACctaacagcaacaacaacaacaacagcagcagcaacaacaacaacaacaacaacaacaacaaaagcaAAATCGAGAAACGTCAAAGCGAACAACATCAGCGTGAAAGTTTGAAAAGACGAAAATCCTTACCCCAACACGGAGAAACATCCACCGTCAATCCTACAAAATCCATGTCAGCATCTGTTTCACAattaacgacaacaacaacaacatcaacaacaacaacaacaattccTGCTACAACGGTCCCATCCATCATCATCGATCCATCTCCTTCCAATGTAAACACGTCGATAATTGCCGCTACGATCGTTGGACAAAAGAGCAACAACGTAAACgaaggaaatatttctactaaTTCGGCTACTAAAACGACTTGCGATATGCAAATATTACAATTCGAAccaattgaaatttaaatttccCGCGTCGAAACACTCGATCCTCCATTTCCTGACTCGATGTTCGTTCATTATCCAGCCGTGTGCGGCGCGCCTGTTGCTGTTCGGCTGATGGCCGCCATATTACCGCGCGCATGCGCTTTATCGTCTTTTCTCTAAGCACGCTCGCGCGCGCCCGCGCGTTGTTTAATCGTTCCCTACATATTGTGtgcgttttttgttttctcattgaaaaaatatttctcagcTTTTCCGAatgttctgaaaaaaaaaggaggtcattctttttcgataataacacgAGGATTATATTATCCAcggtttttctgttttattacattaattaattcattcattcattaatttaaaaaaagaaaaaaaaaatggaaaaaaagataggtcGAGTTAAATATCGTTCGAGTTAATTCCTCAAAGTTTTTTCTTAATTGATTATGCgtaagaatttaatatatacacatatatatatatatatatatatatatatatatatatatatatattttgtttctcacgctttctctttcgttcactttttacgataataaaaaactttttacATGGATATCTTCGGTTTCTTTAGATGTATTATTTTGTTACTTGAAGATCGATGTacgaatattaaaagaattaatttaggACGTTGTGACAAATATTGAATATCAACGACGagtgaagaataaaaattttaagagCTGTTCTTTGTCGTTTACgacttttctcatttttctttctctattttttttatttttcctctttttgtttcttcttcttctttttaattaattaattttaagtgAACAgaaattcttctctttttattaacacCTTCGAATTAGAAGACTGACGACACAACAAATGAATTCGACATGGAAGAATatagtacgtatgtatgttctgtatatttaaatttataaaacacaatatttacttttattctatgatattatgatttattattttaattttttttctatcatctttatttttattcttttttctctttccttttattctttttatttttatatataaacattactttacatataaacatttttggATATTGTCTGTAACTTTTGAGACACCAGTATAgattgaaaaaacaaaaaacaaaacaaacaaattaataagatctataaaaaaagatatgatacCATTCTTAAATAAAGTATTATACTtggcctatatatatatatatatatatatatatatatatatatatatatacatatatattatatatatattagtggtgtcaattgtttatataattaaattgattagaTTATCTGAAACAAATGCAAGCCATTCAGGAAAGTGTAAGagtaaaatcaaaatatcatCGCTATTTTCTTCATAGAGttctgttattctttttaatacataaGCTTTGGAATTAGATGTATGATAATGTGGTTCtattcttaataaaataatgcatGAATGCAAATATTTTGGATAAAGatctattatatctttatcgttattttcacaATGAGCCTGAATACGCTTCAACGTGGCTTGTATAAATGTTAAAACCATAGGTGCATATTCTAAATGTACAAACAATTCTTTTAAAAAGGCgcatattaattgaaatatggACGGAGATATGACTGTGAATTCAAGTAATTCATTTATCGAATGTGTGACCTCTATGCCATCCTTATCGGCTTgttgtgtatttatattaagACAAGTCgacataaaattattcaataatactTCTTCTATTAGTTTATATCtttgtgaaaaatatattctttctattgtGGATAAATTAAATCTAAAATGTGCATTCTCATGTATGGCATAACATAATAACTTTTCACTTTCGTTAGTAGAGTCCAGGTCagaaattttaacgattatcttttctatataatatataaaacgagTATTATATTTTGCAAGACACATCAATGCACTTGTTAAAGATGTCAGTGTCTGACTGGACTCACATTCGTTTAAAACATCCACTAAATATTTGTCCATTAAATTCTCCACAAATTTTGATGTAGTTTCCCCATCTTTAAATATATGCAAGGATTGAAATCTCTCAGTTATGCGGCATAATTCACGCAATGTATCCTGcaatttatatgcatatatatatatatatatatatatatatatatatatatatatatatatctttattgtatatatgttttgtatataaataattattaacaatagaagAAGAACTTACAATAACGTGAAGACGAACAGAATAACGTTGGTAAGCTTCCTTGGAGACTTTGTAACACAGAAGATTTGAGAAGGATTTAGACAAGGCACGTAATACAACATCAGATCTTGGTACAAATGCATCCGTATTtagaaaatctttatattcttcCGTCTTTTCAATACTCTTCTCTGCATCTTCACAGCTATGCAATATTGCCCTTAAAATTCTTACATCCATATTATATTAGATCTGcaaatataatgtttataaagataatattattatgatattatgtattttatttaaagatgaaatacatatttaataatttaatgttaatatattcatacgcatgaaaaattataaacagttaatataatatagtatgtagaaaataattactacatattaattatttatttgattaaaacaatcattgttttatagtttttcATTTGAATCAAAATTTTCCCTTTACATAACCTAATAAAACTCACATTATTGACCAGTATTACCAAcattatagataaaatattcgataagaaaataaataacttacGTACTAGTAGCAGCAGATCGTATAAATGTCgtaagaaaaatacatttaattttttataaacataacGTTCTTTATTATGACTTtgcaataatataacatatggTGTCACTAGTTTTCAATTCCTTGTTGGAACTTTAACATTGGAGTgtgttttaattcttttaaaagcTGATCAGCTCGTTGCCGAAAGATTTTGGCCAATTCAGAATCCTTTTTGACACCGTCACCTCTTAAATGCATCTGAGATACATTTGCACAGGCATATGGATTCCCATATTCGCAGGATTTAAGTGATGATTTGTAAGCTTCTTTGAAGTTCTTCTCTACGTGATTCTCTATTCCACTCATGTAAATAcctgagagaaagaaacaggcTTTCTCCGAATGGAGTTCGTAACATGCCTTATTTAACATGTTTATTCCTTTATTAATCTGCATAGAAGGATCATCCTCAAGTTGATCAGTTATGGCAAGAATACCACCATGAAGACAACCATTACCGTCATCAAAATTGCAAGCTTTTTGATGATATTTATATgcttcattaatatcttttttacaaCCTTTACctataaaaacgaagaaacatatatatttgaactGGAACGTCGATCAGTTTCTTTTCCCATTCTCctttattgacaatattagaaataaaatttcaaaaagccCGCTTCCTTCTTTATCGACCGAGAAGCCGTAGAGCCAAACTGCTGCCATCTAATCGTCACATAACTTACCGACGATAAGATAATCTCCGTATTTGGCACAACTTCTCGGATAATTACGTTCGTCGcaatttgatttataaatgatcgcagcatttttataatctttcttGATGGCTTCGTTAAAGTCACCCAAAAGATGACAAActggaaatgaaagaagaagaaggggggagggcgagagaaaaaacaaaaaagaaacgaaggaacagaaaaagaatattattaaagaggaCGGCACGTTCGTTCGACGCAATAGGTTAGATCACCCGTGTTTTATACCTTCAGGATTTTTTTCACTGTAACAACCgaatttatattcgatatgaagATTTTTCAGATATTCCTTAACCTCCTCGGGCTTTTTCAAATTGTACGGTATGGCCAtgtcgtttattttttcattcacaaAACTTAGTAAATCGTAATAAGTGGAATAAGGTTTGACTATAGACAATTCTCgtgttagagaaagagagaacgatgaTAAGAGTTGGGGTGGGGATCTTGCGGCTGATCGGCCAATCACGTGATCGAATAGATTGAACGCGCGTTTCTTCAATATTTTCGAACGAGCGCGCGCGCATAAAGTGAAAAGCGA includes:
- the LOC124428186 gene encoding uncharacterized protein LOC124428186, yielding MDVRILRAILHSCEDAEKSIEKTEEYKDFLNTDAFVPRSDVVLRALSKSFSNLLCYKVSKEAYQRYSVRLHVIDTLRELCRITERFQSLHIFKDGETTSKFVENLMDKYLVDVLNECESSQTLTSLTSALMCLAKYNTRFIYYIEKIIVKISDLDSTNESEKLLCYAIHENAHFRFNLSTIERIYFSQRYKLIEEVLLNNFMSTCLNINTQQADKDGIEVTHSINELLEFTVISPSIFQLICAFLKELFVHLEYAPMVLTFIQATLKRIQAHCENNDKDIIDLYPKYLHSCIILLRIEPHYHTSNSKAYVLKRITELYEENSDDILILLLHFPEWLAFVSDNLINLII
- the LOC124428206 gene encoding cytochrome c oxidase assembly factor 7 homolog isoform X2; amino-acid sequence: MRIRLKKIYTRNDVGSSTVQTIKAFSRCTRHLVSLFTLCARARSKILKKRAFNLFDHVIGRSAARSPPQLLSSFSLSLTRELSIVKPYSTYYDLLSFVNEKINDMAIPYNLKKPEEVKEYLKNLHIEYKFGCYSEKNPEGKGCKKDINEAYKYHQKACNFDDGNGCLHGGILAITDQLEDDPSMQINKGINMLNKACYELHSEKACFFLSGIYMSGIENHVEKNFKEAYKSSLKSCEYGNPYACANVSQMHLRGDGVKKDSELAKIFRQRADQLLKELKHTPMLKFQQGIEN
- the LOC124428206 gene encoding cytochrome c oxidase assembly factor 7 homolog isoform X1, translating into MRIRLKKIYTRNDVGSSTVQTIKAFSRCTRHLVSLFTLCARARSKILKKRAFNLFDHVIGRSAARSPPQLLSSFSLSLTRELSIVKPYSTYYDLLSFVNEKINDMAIPYNLKKPEEVKEYLKNLHIEYKFGCYSEKNPEVCHLLGDFNEAIKKDYKNAAIIYKSNCDERNYPRSCAKYGDYLIVGKGCKKDINEAYKYHQKACNFDDGNGCLHGGILAITDQLEDDPSMQINKGINMLNKACYELHSEKACFFLSGIYMSGIENHVEKNFKEAYKSSLKSCEYGNPYACANVSQMHLRGDGVKKDSELAKIFRQRADQLLKELKHTPMLKFQQGIEN